From one Nocardioides sp. Kera G14 genomic stretch:
- a CDS encoding NAD(P)-binding domain-containing protein: MQTWDSVVIGAGQAGLSASHHLKRRGLSHVVLDANAAPGGAWQHRWDALTMHDVHRIAELPEADALPESDLRANEAVPAYFGAYEREEQLPVVRPVEVSAVRDVDGLLSVEARDGRRWTARTIVNATGTWTKPYWPYYPGRETFLGEQLHTHGFTSPDAFIGKRVIVVGGGASAVQFLGLLAPVTDVLWVTRRPPVWRTGRFDPEAGSAAVALVEDRVRRGLAPESVVTVTGLMLRPQEEAARLRGVYDRRLPMFERIEPDGVRWADPQLSGTEFEPVDVILWATGFRPAVSHLAPLHLRTAAGGIQLDRLGTTAVADPRVQLVGYGPSASTIGANRAGRFAARGVAAWLDRRPGRTDPVAATGPGDVVPYARASGTT; encoded by the coding sequence GTGCAGACGTGGGACTCCGTCGTGATCGGTGCCGGGCAGGCAGGACTCTCGGCGAGCCATCACCTGAAGCGTCGCGGGCTCTCGCATGTCGTGCTGGATGCCAACGCGGCGCCGGGCGGCGCATGGCAGCACCGGTGGGACGCGCTGACGATGCACGACGTGCACCGGATCGCAGAGCTCCCCGAGGCCGACGCGTTGCCGGAGTCCGATCTGCGTGCGAACGAGGCCGTGCCGGCGTACTTCGGCGCCTATGAGCGCGAGGAGCAGCTCCCGGTCGTACGTCCGGTGGAGGTCTCCGCCGTGCGCGACGTGGACGGCCTGCTCTCGGTGGAGGCACGCGACGGACGCCGATGGACGGCGCGGACGATCGTCAATGCCACCGGCACCTGGACGAAGCCCTACTGGCCCTACTACCCCGGCCGCGAGACCTTCCTCGGCGAGCAGCTGCACACCCACGGCTTCACCTCGCCGGACGCCTTCATCGGGAAGCGCGTGATCGTCGTCGGCGGTGGCGCCTCGGCCGTCCAGTTCCTCGGGCTGCTCGCTCCGGTGACCGACGTGCTCTGGGTGACGAGGCGGCCGCCGGTCTGGCGGACCGGCCGGTTCGACCCGGAGGCCGGCTCTGCTGCGGTGGCGCTGGTCGAGGATCGGGTACGTCGTGGTCTGGCGCCCGAGTCGGTCGTCACGGTCACCGGGCTGATGCTCCGGCCGCAGGAGGAGGCGGCCCGGCTGAGGGGTGTCTATGACCGGCGACTGCCGATGTTCGAGCGGATCGAGCCGGACGGGGTGCGCTGGGCCGACCCGCAGTTGTCGGGCACAGAGTTCGAGCCGGTCGACGTGATCCTCTGGGCGACCGGCTTCCGACCGGCGGTCTCGCACCTCGCCCCGCTGCACCTGCGCACCGCCGCCGGCGGCATCCAGCTCGACCGCCTGGGCACCACCGCAGTGGCCGATCCGCGCGTCCAGCTCGTCGGCTACGGCCCCAGCGCCTCGACGATCGGCGCGAACCGTGCCGGTCGCTTCGCCGCCCGCGGGGTCGCGGCCTGGCTCGACCGCCGTCCGGGACGAACTGACCCGGTCGCGGCGACGGGGCCGGGCGATGTCGTCCCGTACGCACGTGCGTCCGGGACGACCTGA
- a CDS encoding helix-turn-helix domain-containing protein: protein MTEESETTAGLRIGARLRDARLRQGLTIEHVARLSNVTKGFVSRLERDMTSPSVATLVAICSVLALPVGELFAAPKTDVVRRGEAPRIELTGDGVDERLLTPPAQSRLQLVHSTVEPAASGGAELYTLNAELEVLHVLRGQIAVTFADHEETLAAGDTMTFSGREPHTWRNPSASRPAEALWIISPASWATGS from the coding sequence GTGACGGAAGAGAGTGAGACCACCGCCGGTCTCCGGATCGGGGCACGTCTGCGTGACGCACGGCTGCGGCAGGGCCTCACGATCGAGCACGTGGCACGGCTGAGCAACGTCACCAAGGGCTTCGTGAGTCGCCTCGAGCGCGACATGACCTCGCCGAGCGTGGCCACTCTGGTCGCGATCTGCTCGGTCCTCGCGCTGCCGGTGGGCGAGCTCTTCGCAGCGCCGAAGACCGACGTCGTACGCCGCGGTGAGGCGCCGCGCATCGAACTCACCGGGGACGGGGTCGACGAGCGACTACTCACGCCACCCGCCCAGTCGCGACTGCAGCTGGTGCACTCCACCGTCGAGCCGGCCGCGAGCGGTGGCGCAGAGCTCTACACGCTCAATGCCGAGCTCGAGGTCCTCCACGTCCTGCGCGGCCAGATCGCGGTCACCTTCGCCGATCACGAGGAGACCCTCGCCGCCGGCGACACCATGACCTTCTCCGGTCGCGAGCCACACACCTGGCGCAATCCGAGTGCGAGCCGGCCGGCCGAGGCCCTGTGGATCATCTCGCCGGCGTCGTGGGCGACCGGCAGCTGA
- a CDS encoding UvrD-helicase domain-containing protein gives MTPVSIDSPEELARLMGVTHPASPEQWAAITAPLEPAVVIAGAGSGKTTLMAARVVYLVLTGQVRPDEILGLTFTTKATAELRARIMRALEAAGALDETEDGEVLEPTVATYNAYAASLLSDHGLRIGHEPDTRVVTDAARYQLGARAIDRHSGVVMLLSDHPPTVIQWLLALDSQLNEHLRTPAEVRAFDEEARVGFMRELEAEQAGKARSTYLGVYESAINTLERRGELLDLVETYRRLKRELGLMDFSDQIALAAQLATEHPEVGAGERDRFKVVLLDEYQDTSTAQAIMLSKLYGDGHAVMAVGDPNQAIYGWRGASVSNITGFGAVFPKASGEPADLFHLTVNRRSGARILEAANALAAPLLAVTPSVKPLVADPARGSGRVTTQVFERQVDELVWLAEEIATVHEAGTDWARLAVLTRDNASAGLAFDVLSNAGIPVEIVGLSGLLRLPEIAEIVAVLHLLQDVTANAAMLTLLNGPRWAVGLRDQRLLAKRAEELAGGRRDSDRGPIDEALASLADGVDPAELPALDDALSDPGDLDYSPEARERFGLLAGELRMLRSHLGEPLMDVVRRVVDTLGTDIELASATTPAAAARRDNLDLFLKAVADFQAIDGDISMSALLAYLTAEEEQGSGLELATPSEADSVKLLTVHRSKGLEWAEVFCMGVAETAFPSNRGRSTWISTPSVIPSPLRRDEFDIPHLVGFSKADIDEWKQRLKAHDANEELRLGYVAFTRAESRLSVTSYLWTARRTPFGPSSFQRLVRDLLTELWEEIVEWLEKPEKGAANPYDALDPEKPWPLPGPGEEARLRRAAAELVASIDPTAPDEELDMEQLAIVNEWDEELGRLLAEARAETATEVVVRRPDSLSATALSRWQEDPEGFARELARPMPRRPSAAARFGTRFHAWVETRFGQQDLFDLTDLPGQADAGIEDDADLAEVIKAFESGPFAERPPAFVEAPFALVLAGQVVRGRIDAIYAEPSTDGREGWLIIDWKTNRSATADPLQLAIYRLAWAELQGIAIDQVRAAFYYVRTGELVEAEDLPDRSDLEDLLGQQG, from the coding sequence GTGACGCCCGTGTCGATCGACAGCCCGGAGGAGCTCGCCCGCCTGATGGGCGTGACCCACCCGGCCTCGCCCGAGCAGTGGGCGGCGATCACCGCGCCGCTCGAGCCGGCCGTCGTCATCGCCGGTGCCGGCTCGGGCAAGACGACCCTCATGGCCGCCCGGGTGGTCTACCTGGTCCTGACCGGCCAGGTCCGGCCCGACGAGATCCTCGGCCTCACGTTCACCACGAAGGCGACCGCCGAGCTGCGGGCGCGGATCATGCGCGCCCTCGAGGCCGCCGGCGCCCTCGACGAGACCGAGGATGGGGAGGTGTTGGAGCCGACGGTGGCGACGTACAACGCCTATGCCGCCTCGCTGCTCTCCGACCACGGCCTGCGGATCGGCCACGAGCCCGACACGCGCGTCGTCACCGATGCGGCGCGCTACCAGCTCGGCGCACGCGCGATCGACCGGCACAGCGGTGTCGTCATGCTGCTCTCGGACCATCCGCCCACGGTGATCCAGTGGCTGCTCGCCCTCGACAGCCAGCTCAACGAGCACCTGCGCACTCCGGCCGAGGTGCGTGCCTTCGACGAGGAGGCGCGCGTCGGGTTCATGCGGGAGCTCGAGGCCGAGCAGGCCGGCAAGGCGCGTTCGACCTACCTCGGTGTCTACGAGTCCGCGATCAACACCCTCGAGCGCCGCGGCGAGCTCCTGGACCTCGTCGAGACCTACCGCCGCCTCAAGCGTGAGCTCGGCCTGATGGACTTCAGCGACCAGATCGCGCTGGCGGCCCAGCTGGCGACCGAGCATCCGGAGGTCGGCGCGGGGGAGCGGGATCGCTTCAAGGTGGTGCTGCTCGACGAGTACCAGGACACCTCGACGGCCCAGGCGATCATGCTGTCGAAGCTGTACGGCGACGGCCATGCGGTCATGGCCGTCGGCGACCCCAACCAGGCGATCTACGGCTGGCGCGGCGCGTCGGTCTCCAACATCACCGGTTTCGGCGCGGTCTTCCCCAAGGCCTCAGGTGAGCCGGCGGACCTGTTCCACCTCACGGTCAACCGGCGCTCGGGCGCGCGGATCCTCGAGGCCGCCAACGCGCTGGCCGCGCCGCTGCTCGCCGTCACGCCGTCGGTGAAGCCGCTGGTCGCCGACCCTGCTCGAGGTTCGGGTCGCGTCACCACGCAGGTGTTCGAGCGCCAGGTCGACGAGCTCGTGTGGCTGGCCGAGGAGATCGCCACTGTCCACGAGGCGGGCACGGACTGGGCCCGGCTCGCGGTGCTCACCCGTGACAACGCCAGCGCCGGCCTCGCCTTCGACGTGCTCAGCAACGCCGGCATCCCGGTCGAGATCGTCGGGCTGTCCGGTCTGCTCCGGTTGCCGGAGATCGCGGAGATCGTCGCCGTCCTCCATCTGCTGCAGGACGTCACGGCCAATGCCGCGATGCTCACCCTGCTCAACGGTCCGCGCTGGGCGGTGGGGCTGCGCGACCAGCGGTTACTGGCCAAGCGTGCCGAGGAGCTGGCCGGTGGGCGCCGCGACTCCGACCGCGGACCGATCGACGAGGCCCTCGCCTCCCTCGCAGACGGCGTCGACCCGGCCGAGCTCCCCGCCCTCGACGACGCCCTCTCCGACCCGGGTGACCTCGACTACTCACCCGAGGCGCGCGAGCGCTTCGGCCTCCTCGCCGGCGAGCTGCGGATGCTCCGCAGCCACCTCGGTGAGCCGCTGATGGACGTGGTCCGTCGCGTGGTCGATACCCTCGGCACCGACATCGAGCTGGCGTCGGCCACGACACCGGCCGCGGCGGCGAGACGCGACAACCTCGACCTCTTCCTCAAGGCGGTCGCCGACTTCCAGGCGATCGACGGAGACATCTCGATGAGCGCGCTCCTCGCCTATCTCACCGCGGAGGAGGAGCAGGGGTCCGGACTCGAGCTGGCGACGCCGAGCGAGGCCGACTCGGTCAAGCTGCTCACCGTCCACCGCTCCAAGGGCCTGGAGTGGGCGGAGGTCTTCTGCATGGGCGTCGCGGAGACCGCGTTCCCCTCCAACCGGGGCCGCTCGACGTGGATCTCGACACCGTCGGTGATCCCGTCACCGCTGCGCCGCGACGAGTTCGACATCCCGCACCTGGTCGGCTTCTCGAAGGCGGACATCGACGAGTGGAAGCAGCGGCTCAAGGCGCACGACGCCAACGAGGAGCTGCGCTTGGGCTACGTCGCCTTCACCCGCGCCGAGTCGCGGCTCTCGGTGACGTCGTACCTCTGGACGGCGCGGAGGACGCCGTTCGGTCCCTCGTCCTTCCAGCGGCTGGTCCGCGACCTGCTCACCGAGCTGTGGGAGGAGATCGTGGAGTGGCTGGAGAAGCCCGAGAAGGGAGCGGCCAACCCCTACGACGCCCTCGACCCCGAGAAGCCGTGGCCATTGCCCGGCCCGGGCGAGGAAGCCCGCCTGCGCAGGGCCGCAGCCGAGCTCGTGGCCTCGATCGACCCGACTGCCCCGGACGAGGAGCTCGATATGGAGCAGCTCGCGATCGTCAACGAGTGGGACGAGGAGCTCGGCCGCCTCCTGGCCGAGGCCCGCGCGGAGACCGCGACCGAGGTCGTCGTACGTCGACCCGACTCGCTCTCCGCCACCGCACTCTCACGCTGGCAGGAGGACCCGGAGGGTTTCGCCCGTGAGCTCGCCCGGCCGATGCCGCGCCGTCCGTCAGCGGCCGCGCGCTTCGGCACGCGGTTCCACGCCTGGGTGGAGACCCGGTTCGGCCAGCAGGACCTCTTCGACCTCACCGACCTGCCGGGCCAGGCCGATGCCGGCATCGAGGACGACGCCGATCTCGCCGAGGTGATCAAGGCCTTCGAGTCGGGGCCCTTCGCCGAGCGCCCGCCGGCCTTCGTCGAGGCGCCGTTCGCCCTCGTGCTGGCCGGTCAGGTGGTGCGGGGGCGGATCGACGCGATCTATGCCGAGCCTTCGACGGATGGCCGGGAGGGGTGGCTGATCATCGACTGGAAGACCAACCGCTCCGCCACCGCCGATCCCCTCCAACTGGCGATCTACCGCCTGGCGTGGGCCGAGCTGCAGGGCATAGCGATCGACCAGGTCCGGGCGGCGTTCTACTACGTCCGCACCGGCGAGCTGGTCGAGGCCGAGGACCTCCCCGATCGCAGCGATCTCGAGGACCTGCTCGGCCAGCAGGGCTGA
- a CDS encoding purine-cytosine permease family protein codes for MTTIPSSPRPPAIEARSIDWVPETERHGKLWHQAPLWFLGNFQYFSIPIGFIGPGLGLSIGWTVVASALGLAVGTLFMAFHATQGPQMGLPQMIQSRAQFGYRGVIIPLFATLFTYVAFNVTDQVLLGSGLNAAYGWNAQVVAVVAAVLAALLAIYGHDWVHRFFRWILYVSLPLTLIVTVGVIIGAGGGHAPTAHFGFTWVAFMAQFSAAAAYNITYAPYVSDYSRYLPSKTPAGSVIASVFFGAAGAALWLMSLGAWLAIRLGASDGLAGLLQAGNNVVGHLGDVVAFLSALALMATMGMNAYGGALSVLTAVDSFKSIKPTRTARIVTILALTVIWYLIGETISGDAVGTVFSSLTLMLYLLVPWTATNLIDYFFVRRGHYALTELFRPRGIYGSWAWRGLAAYGIGFVCEIPFMVLPELGGWSYTGFFASRMSGIDVAWIVGLAVTSVAYLLFTRGLDLSVERTAEAASNERLAALERMDLA; via the coding sequence ATGACGACCATCCCCTCATCGCCGCGACCACCCGCGATCGAAGCACGATCGATCGACTGGGTTCCCGAGACGGAGCGCCACGGCAAGCTCTGGCACCAGGCGCCGCTGTGGTTCCTGGGCAACTTCCAGTACTTCTCCATCCCGATCGGCTTCATCGGTCCCGGCCTGGGGCTCTCGATCGGCTGGACCGTGGTGGCCTCCGCGCTGGGCCTCGCGGTCGGCACGCTCTTCATGGCCTTTCACGCGACCCAAGGGCCGCAGATGGGTCTGCCCCAGATGATCCAGTCCAGGGCGCAGTTCGGCTATCGGGGCGTGATCATCCCGCTCTTCGCCACGCTCTTCACCTATGTCGCCTTCAACGTCACCGACCAGGTGCTGCTCGGCTCCGGACTCAACGCGGCCTACGGCTGGAACGCCCAGGTCGTCGCCGTCGTGGCGGCGGTACTCGCGGCCCTCCTGGCGATCTACGGCCACGACTGGGTGCACCGTTTCTTCCGGTGGATCCTCTACGTCTCGCTGCCACTGACCCTGATCGTCACGGTCGGTGTCATCATCGGCGCCGGTGGCGGCCATGCGCCGACGGCCCACTTCGGCTTCACCTGGGTGGCGTTCATGGCGCAGTTCTCTGCCGCCGCGGCGTACAACATCACCTACGCGCCCTATGTCTCGGACTACTCCCGTTACCTGCCGTCGAAGACACCGGCCGGCTCGGTCATCGCGTCGGTGTTCTTCGGTGCCGCCGGCGCCGCCCTCTGGCTGATGTCCCTCGGTGCGTGGCTCGCCATCCGACTCGGCGCCTCGGACGGCCTTGCGGGCCTGCTGCAGGCCGGCAACAACGTCGTCGGCCACCTCGGCGACGTGGTCGCCTTCCTCTCTGCGCTCGCGCTGATGGCCACGATGGGCATGAACGCGTACGGCGGCGCGCTGTCGGTCCTGACCGCGGTGGACTCCTTCAAGTCGATCAAGCCGACCCGCACCGCGCGGATCGTGACGATCCTCGCGCTGACGGTCATCTGGTACCTGATCGGCGAGACCATCAGTGGCGATGCCGTCGGCACCGTCTTCAGCTCGCTGACCCTGATGCTCTACCTGCTCGTCCCGTGGACGGCGACCAACCTCATCGACTACTTCTTCGTCCGCCGCGGCCACTATGCCCTCACCGAGCTGTTCCGTCCGCGTGGCATCTACGGGTCCTGGGCCTGGCGCGGCCTCGCGGCGTACGGCATCGGCTTCGTGTGCGAGATCCCCTTCATGGTCCTTCCCGAGTTGGGCGGCTGGAGCTACACCGGCTTCTTCGCCAGTAGGATGAGCGGCATCGACGTCGCCTGGATCGTGGGCCTCGCCGTCACGTCGGTCGCCTACCTGCTCTTCACGCGCGGCCTCGACCTGAGCGTGGAGAGGACGGCCGAGGCGGCCAGCAATGAGAGGCTCGCTGCCCTCGAGAGGATGGATCTCGCGTGA
- a CDS encoding diacylglycerol/lipid kinase family protein, with amino-acid sequence MDLLVLARPDDDLTELLPVLEARAEVTLARTSTADSLAEALTAAPSVVVVAGGDGTMHAVISALHDLDRLASTTVGLVPLGTGNDFARGVGIPLDPAEAAAVVLAGRTCPMDVLLDDVGGLVVNSVHAGAGADAAKRGEWWKKHLGKIGYPIGALLTALSPPTLRLSVDVDERAMYSGGADVLQVAIGNGPQVGGGTSLVPTADPSDGLIDVIVSTPVGLLRHLGYARDLVLGRHHRRADVAHQRGRSVRVSGEEFWCSTDGEIEGPMRRRTWTVSPSAYRLLVP; translated from the coding sequence GTGGACCTGCTCGTACTCGCCCGACCGGACGACGACCTCACCGAGCTCCTGCCGGTGCTGGAGGCACGAGCCGAGGTCACCCTCGCCCGTACGTCGACGGCCGACTCCCTCGCCGAGGCACTGACCGCAGCTCCGTCCGTGGTCGTCGTGGCGGGTGGCGACGGCACGATGCACGCCGTCATCTCCGCCCTCCATGATCTGGACCGTCTCGCCTCGACGACGGTCGGGTTGGTGCCGCTCGGGACCGGCAACGACTTCGCCCGCGGTGTCGGCATCCCGCTCGACCCTGCCGAGGCGGCCGCTGTCGTGCTGGCGGGCCGCACGTGCCCGATGGACGTGCTGCTCGACGACGTCGGCGGCCTCGTGGTCAACAGCGTGCACGCCGGCGCCGGCGCTGACGCGGCGAAGCGTGGTGAGTGGTGGAAGAAGCACCTGGGCAAGATCGGTTACCCGATCGGTGCGCTGCTGACGGCGCTCAGCCCGCCGACGCTGCGGCTGTCCGTCGACGTCGACGAGCGTGCGATGTACAGCGGCGGTGCCGACGTGCTCCAGGTCGCGATCGGCAACGGCCCCCAGGTCGGTGGCGGCACCTCGCTCGTCCCCACGGCTGATCCCTCCGACGGCCTGATCGACGTGATCGTCTCGACACCGGTCGGGCTCCTCCGTCACCTCGGCTACGCCCGCGACCTCGTTCTCGGCCGTCACCACCGGCGTGCCGACGTCGCCCATCAGCGCGGCCGGTCGGTCAGGGTCTCGGGCGAGGAGTTCTGGTGCAGCACGGACGGAGAGATCGAGGGGCCGATGCGACGCCGGACGTGGACGGTCTCGCCGTCGGCGTACCGGCTGCTGGTGCCGTGA
- the speB gene encoding agmatinase gives MTPGIPRIEEGGHVGPMDASVMPRFAGPPTFALLPTAAEVGDIDVAVVGVPFDTGVSFRPGARFGPEHIRASSRLLRPYNPAADVSPFAALQVADCGDIAANPFSIQEAVEQVERGADALTERAGRLLTLGGDHTIALPLLRSLSRRHGPIAVVHFDAHLDTWDTYFGAPVTHGTPFRRASEEGLLDTSACLHVGTRGPLYGRVDLRDDKDLGFEIVAATDVPDLGVRGIVDRIRARVGERPVYVSVDIDVLDPAFAPGTGTPEAGGLLSRELLGVLRGFADLNLVGADIVEVAPAYDHAQITGIAAAHVGYELLSAMALGASA, from the coding sequence GTGACACCCGGCATTCCCCGGATCGAAGAGGGCGGCCACGTCGGCCCGATGGACGCCAGTGTGATGCCGCGGTTCGCGGGGCCGCCGACCTTCGCCCTGCTGCCGACGGCGGCCGAGGTGGGCGACATCGACGTCGCGGTCGTCGGCGTCCCGTTCGACACAGGCGTCAGCTTCCGGCCAGGCGCCCGTTTCGGCCCCGAGCACATCCGTGCCTCGTCGCGCCTGCTGCGTCCGTACAACCCCGCGGCCGACGTCTCGCCCTTCGCCGCCCTCCAGGTGGCGGACTGCGGTGACATCGCCGCGAACCCCTTCTCGATCCAGGAGGCGGTCGAGCAGGTCGAGCGCGGTGCGGACGCCCTGACCGAGCGAGCCGGGCGGCTCCTCACCCTCGGCGGGGACCACACGATCGCGCTACCGCTGCTGCGCTCGCTGTCACGGCGTCACGGCCCGATCGCGGTGGTCCACTTCGACGCGCACCTCGACACCTGGGACACCTACTTCGGTGCTCCCGTGACGCACGGGACTCCGTTCCGCAGGGCCAGCGAGGAGGGCCTGCTCGACACCTCGGCCTGCCTGCACGTGGGCACGCGCGGGCCGCTGTACGGGCGGGTCGACCTGCGCGACGACAAGGACCTCGGCTTCGAGATCGTCGCCGCCACGGACGTGCCCGACCTCGGCGTGCGGGGGATCGTGGACCGGATCCGGGCACGCGTGGGTGAGCGACCGGTCTACGTCTCGGTCGACATCGACGTCCTCGACCCGGCGTTCGCACCCGGCACGGGCACGCCGGAGGCGGGTGGCCTGCTGAGCAGGGAACTGTTGGGGGTCCTGCGCGGCTTCGCCGACCTCAACCTGGTCGGCGCCGACATCGTCGAGGTCGCCCCGGCCTATGACCACGCGCAGATCACCGGCATCGCCGCCGCGCACGTGGGCTACGAGCTCCTGTCAGCGATGGCGTTGGGAGCGTCGGCATGA
- a CDS encoding mycoredoxin → MSEAQSPSSSFVMYTTPWCGYCQRLKGQLGREGIVFEEVNIEQVPGTAEIVEKVNNGNQTVPTLVYPDGSAQTNPSVLQIKEKLASLAS, encoded by the coding sequence ATGAGCGAAGCGCAGAGTCCGAGTTCGTCCTTCGTGATGTACACGACCCCGTGGTGTGGCTACTGCCAGCGCCTCAAGGGTCAGCTGGGCAGGGAGGGGATCGTCTTCGAGGAGGTCAACATCGAGCAGGTCCCCGGCACGGCGGAGATCGTCGAGAAGGTCAACAACGGCAACCAGACGGTGCCGACCCTCGTGTACCCCGACGGCTCGGCGCAGACGAACCCGAGCGTTCTCCAGATCAAGGAGAAGCTCGCCTCGCTCGCGAGCTGA
- a CDS encoding YybH family protein, with product MSTETEVLEAADRLVEAFGRHDAAAYFACFDADADFIFYNHPQRLDSRSAWEQLWRQWESEDGFRVLGCRSTDRSVHVVDERTAIFTHAVETDVSLGGETSTSRERETIVFHRGDAGWVAVHEHLSPTEA from the coding sequence ATGAGCACCGAGACCGAGGTGCTGGAGGCGGCCGACCGCCTGGTCGAGGCGTTCGGACGACATGATGCGGCGGCGTACTTCGCCTGCTTCGACGCGGATGCCGACTTCATCTTCTACAACCATCCGCAGCGCCTCGACTCACGTTCCGCGTGGGAGCAGTTGTGGCGGCAGTGGGAGAGTGAGGACGGCTTCCGCGTGCTCGGCTGCCGCTCGACCGATCGTTCCGTCCACGTCGTGGACGAGCGCACCGCCATCTTCACGCACGCCGTGGAGACCGACGTGAGCCTCGGTGGCGAGACCTCCACCAGCCGGGAGCGGGAGACGATCGTCTTCCATCGCGGCGATGCCGGCTGGGTCGCCGTGCACGAGCACCTCTCGCCGACCGAGGCCTGA
- a CDS encoding IclR family transcriptional regulator, with amino-acid sequence MSVLAKVAQVVEVLVSADGPIKLGDMAAQVQLPKSSLHRLLAELVELGLARGHDGAYRPGYRLVEWGHAADRSLGIRAAAEPLMRDLATRAGESVQLHVPERAHRVCAVSTPGPNTLQPLMLLGTVLPLGIGATGKVLLAHAPDEVQKEAWEEAPERARARWPSAEELDEIRDRGWAISVSEMEIGLTAVSAAVLGRSGAALAALTVAGPNTRLTEERQSEILPALLDTARSLARALSG; translated from the coding sequence GTGTCCGTTCTCGCGAAGGTGGCCCAGGTCGTCGAGGTCCTGGTCTCGGCCGACGGCCCGATCAAGCTGGGCGACATGGCCGCCCAGGTCCAGCTGCCGAAGTCCTCGCTGCACCGTCTGCTCGCCGAGCTCGTCGAGCTCGGTCTCGCGCGCGGCCACGACGGCGCCTACCGACCGGGCTACCGCCTGGTCGAGTGGGGCCACGCCGCTGACCGGTCGCTCGGGATCAGGGCCGCTGCCGAACCGCTCATGCGCGACCTGGCCACACGCGCCGGCGAGAGCGTCCAACTCCATGTACCCGAGCGCGCGCACCGTGTCTGTGCCGTCTCGACGCCGGGGCCGAACACGCTCCAGCCACTGATGCTGCTGGGCACGGTGCTGCCCCTCGGGATCGGCGCCACCGGCAAGGTCCTTCTCGCCCACGCCCCCGATGAGGTGCAGAAGGAGGCGTGGGAGGAGGCCCCCGAACGCGCCCGGGCGCGTTGGCCCTCGGCCGAGGAGCTCGACGAGATCCGCGACCGCGGCTGGGCCATCTCGGTCTCGGAGATGGAGATCGGGCTCACCGCCGTCTCGGCGGCCGTACTCGGTCGCTCCGGCGCCGCGCTCGCAGCGCTGACGGTGGCTGGACCGAACACCCGGCTCACCGAGGAGCGCCAGAGCGAGATCCTGCCCGCGCTCCTGGACACGGCGCGCTCGCTCGCGCGCGCACTGTCCGGCTGA
- the nudC gene encoding NAD(+) diphosphatase codes for MTLPHERLHEGAHDRLGHLRGNDDWEAERWLDPSTRVLVVAGTRISSPLTWLSPAEAPEGRRVLLGERDGRAYFAVIVSRDHADDSWLPLRSVLPELVGATDALAPLVFHAIGMAEWLAATRFCPRCGGPLVMQSSGHELACSDGHVQFPRSDPAVIMLITHGEPGSSDEVALLGRKGEWPDGRFSTLAGFCEPGESLEDAVRREVAEEAGVRVGAVQYVGNQPWPLPASLMLGFTGVALDLDINTDAEELDEARWFTREDLLRGAKAGDLLLPGEVSISRSLIEGWVGQPLPGSW; via the coding sequence GTGACGTTGCCGCACGAGCGCCTCCACGAAGGTGCCCACGACCGTCTCGGACACCTGCGCGGCAACGACGACTGGGAGGCCGAACGATGGCTGGATCCGTCGACCCGCGTGCTCGTCGTCGCCGGCACCCGGATCTCGTCGCCACTGACCTGGCTGAGTCCGGCCGAGGCGCCCGAGGGCCGACGGGTCCTGCTCGGCGAGCGTGACGGCCGCGCCTACTTCGCCGTCATCGTCAGCCGCGACCACGCCGACGACAGCTGGCTGCCGCTGCGGTCGGTCCTGCCCGAGCTCGTCGGGGCGACGGATGCCCTTGCGCCGCTGGTCTTCCACGCCATCGGCATGGCCGAGTGGCTGGCGGCGACCCGGTTCTGTCCGCGTTGCGGTGGCCCGCTCGTGATGCAGTCCTCCGGGCACGAGCTCGCCTGCAGCGACGGGCATGTCCAGTTCCCGCGGTCGGACCCGGCGGTCATCATGCTGATCACCCACGGCGAGCCGGGCTCATCCGACGAGGTCGCGCTGCTGGGTCGCAAGGGGGAGTGGCCCGACGGTCGCTTCTCGACGCTCGCCGGCTTCTGCGAGCCGGGTGAGTCGCTCGAGGACGCAGTCCGTCGGGAGGTCGCGGAGGAGGCCGGCGTACGGGTCGGCGCGGTGCAGTACGTCGGCAACCAGCCGTGGCCGCTGCCCGCCTCCCTCATGCTGGGATTCACCGGTGTGGCCCTCGACCTCGACATCAACACCGACGCCGAGGAGCTGGACGAGGCCCGCTGGTTCACCCGCGAGGACCTGCTCCGCGGCGCCAAGGCCGGTGACCTGCTCCTGCCCGGCGAGGTCTCGATCAGTCGCTCACTGATCGAGGGCTGGGTCGGCCAGCCGCTGCCCGGCAGCTGGTAG